Proteins encoded by one window of Capra hircus breed San Clemente chromosome 8, ASM170441v1, whole genome shotgun sequence:
- the SLC25A37 gene encoding mitoferrin-1 isoform X3 codes for MATLLHDAVMNPAEVVKQRMQMYNSPHRSALSCIRTVWGTEGVGAFYRSYTTQLTMNIPFQSIHFITYEFLQEQINPYRGYNPQSHIISGGLAGALAAAATTPLDVCKTLLNTQENMALNLANISGRLSGMANAFRTVYQLNGLPGYFKGVQARVIYQMPSTAISWSVYEFFKYFLTKHKLESRTPY; via the exons ATGGCCACCCTGCTTCACGACGCAGTCATGAATCCAGCAGAAG TCGTGAAGCAACGCATGCAGATGTACAACTCTCCGCACCGGTCGGCCCTCAGCTGCATCCGGACAGTGTGGGGGACGGAGGGCGTGGGGGCCTTCTATCGGAGTTACACCACGCAGCTGACCATGAACATTCCCTTCCAGTCCATCCACTTCATCACCTACGAGTTCCTGCAGGAGCAGATCAACCCCTACCGGGGCTACAACCCGCAGTCCCACATCATCTCAGGCGGGCTGGCCGGGGCCCTggccgccgccgccaccacccCCCTGGACGTCTGTAAGACCCTCCTCAACACTCAGGAGAACATGGCCCTCAACCTGGCCAACATCAGCGGCCGGCTGTCGGGCATGGCCAATGCCTTCCGGACGGTGTACCAGCTCAATGGCCTGCCCGGGTACTTCAAAGGTGTGCAGGCCCGGGTCATCTACCAGATGCCATCCACCGCCATCTCCTGGTCTGTCTATGAGTTCTTCAAGTACTTCCTCACCAAACACAAGCTGGAGAGTCGAACTCCCTACTAA
- the SLC25A37 gene encoding mitoferrin-1 isoform X2, whose product MQSLNPDPKAHYTSVYGALKKIIRTEGFWRPLRGLNVMMMGAGPAHAMYFACYENMKRTLNAVFHHQGNSHLANGIAGSMATLLHDAVMNPAEVVKQRMQMYNSPHRSALSCIRTVWGTEGVGAFYRSYTTQLTMNIPFQSIHFITYEFLQEQINPYRGYNPQSHIISGGLAGALAAAATTPLDVCKTLLNTQENMALNLANISGRLSGMANAFRTVYQLNGLPGYFKGVQARVIYQMPSTAISWSVYEFFKYFLTKHKLESRTPY is encoded by the exons ATGCAGAGTCTGAATCCAGATCCCAAAGCCCATTACACAAGTGTCTACGGAGCCCTCAAGAAAATCATACGGACTGAAGGCTTCTGGAGACCCTTGCGAGGCCTCAACGTGATGATGATGGGCGCGGGGCCAGCCCACGCCATGTATTTTGCCTGCTACGAAAACATGAAAAGGACTTTAAATGCCGTTTTCCACCACCAGGGGAACAGCCACCTAGCCAACG GGATAGCTGGGAGCATGGCCACCCTGCTTCACGACGCAGTCATGAATCCAGCAGAAG TCGTGAAGCAACGCATGCAGATGTACAACTCTCCGCACCGGTCGGCCCTCAGCTGCATCCGGACAGTGTGGGGGACGGAGGGCGTGGGGGCCTTCTATCGGAGTTACACCACGCAGCTGACCATGAACATTCCCTTCCAGTCCATCCACTTCATCACCTACGAGTTCCTGCAGGAGCAGATCAACCCCTACCGGGGCTACAACCCGCAGTCCCACATCATCTCAGGCGGGCTGGCCGGGGCCCTggccgccgccgccaccacccCCCTGGACGTCTGTAAGACCCTCCTCAACACTCAGGAGAACATGGCCCTCAACCTGGCCAACATCAGCGGCCGGCTGTCGGGCATGGCCAATGCCTTCCGGACGGTGTACCAGCTCAATGGCCTGCCCGGGTACTTCAAAGGTGTGCAGGCCCGGGTCATCTACCAGATGCCATCCACCGCCATCTCCTGGTCTGTCTATGAGTTCTTCAAGTACTTCCTCACCAAACACAAGCTGGAGAGTCGAACTCCCTACTAA